DNA sequence from the Parambassis ranga chromosome 1, fParRan2.1, whole genome shotgun sequence genome:
CTTTgcttctctgtttgtgtgtaaaccTGCTGCAGGGGTCTTCCTGACTGAATAACTTCCTGTCACAGGACCACAGAGCAGAACGCAACCACAACTACACAAGAATAAAGCAGAGCTTTCAAACTGTGTAAATAGTGACTTATCGGTTAGAAGGCAGAAGTATTGTTGTcttttacgtgtgtgtgtgtgtgtgtgtgtgtgtgtacttgcacTTATGCTACACTTTAATGTGCACATATGTTCACTGATttcatttctttaatttcattttaGGGTTTTTTAACATTAACATAGAAAACGAAATAAGGAAGAGGAAGGCTAATTGTGTGACTGATGGATGCATTAACATTGTGTTGTGAATAGGCCGATGTGAGAACTAACAGTGAATCAGGGAAAACAGTCCAAACAACACAATTAAATGCAGTGTGTTATGGAATGGGTATCAGCATGTTCCTCGTTCTCACCTTCAAGCATTCCAGGGGCACAGCATCAACTTTCCCCTGAATTCCTTAAGGAAGCACAAACAGACTTTTTTCACAAACATAAatgaggaagaaggaagagCATGAGCAACCTGATCATCATGACAAGGAACTCCATCAGTACTAACCAGGAGCTGTACAAGGGAGAGACCCTTCTCAGTGAAAATGGACAATACAAAGCTGTCTTCCAGGTAAGGACACAGTTCTTGGTTTTTATTTGTCTAGTGTGAATACACGAGAAACATGAGACTTCAGTGTCTCTCATACTACATTTACAGGAAGATGGAAACTTTGTCCTCTACGGCTAGTCAAAGGTTTGGACCACGAACACCGTTGGCCCTGCCCCGTACAGAATCCTTCTGCAGTCGGACAGAAACCTGGTGATGTACACCTGAAAAAACATTCCTGTCTGGAGTACTtagtttccccacagggattaataaagtaaatcttaatcttaatcttactgGCGCCTACACAACCCCAAATGATGATGTGAGATGAAAACAACTCTGCTCTTACATAGCCAAAAAGAGATGATCACAAAGCAGGTACATCGTTTGACAACTTTCTGTAACACTGTACAGAATCTATTGATGTGTCATTTGTGAACATCTTGTTCAATATGAACTAATCTTTTATATCACTTGGGTGTAAAGTCATCTCACTGAGTGGTTCGGTCACTTCTCTCGCCACACGGCAGgcagctgcataagctcagttggcaggacaggaaacagaaatgattagtTCACGACTCGTTCGTCCTCGGGTACTCGTtcttttgtcatgtgacagccaGGCCGCTCAGGCTgtgtaagaagcagttctccttctccttcttgttcatCCTTGTTTATTGCTCAGCCCATGCATCAAATGTTCATGCTCGAGTATGTGTTAGAAAACAATATTCATGCAGGaagatgttgcaggcagcaccTGTTGTCTGTCCCATTTGTACATCAGCAGCTGAacctgattcacagtcagtgttgcttcctaactggacaggctgatttcacagaagtgtgattggCTTGGAGTTACATGGTGTTCTTTAACTCTTccccttgttttgtttttttagcagtatatatttaaatataactaTATAAGTCAATAACTATatttacatatacacacacacaagagtaaCATCAGACCTCTTTTATTTCATTCTCAGATGAAGACATGTGTCTTTGGGTACATCATGGTTTTAGTTAATAATAACATGAGAGGTTTAAGAGCTCCAGACTCTTTCTCCATTGCTAGTAAGAAGAAGGTGACCATCATTGGTCACGGTCAGACGCATCGTCAGCTGAGGTTGGGTTACGTAGGTGCCAGTACTCCAGACAGGACTGCTTTGTTGGGTGTACATCACCAGGTTTCTGTCCGACTGCAGAAGGATTCTGTACGGTGCCGAGCCGCCGGTGTTTGTGGCCCAAACCTTTGACCAGCCGTAGAGGACAAAGTTTCCATCTTCCTGTAAATGCAGAATAAGACATACTGAAGTCTTGTGTTTCTCGTGTATTCACACTAGAAGaatgaaatgacagaaaaataaaaaccaagAACTGTGTCCTTACCTGGAAGACAGCTTTGTATTGTCCATTTCCACTGAGAAGGGTCTCTCCCTTGAACAGCTCCTGGTTAGTACTGATGGAGTTCCTTGCCATGATTCTAACaagaaaaaggaacaaactgTGACTCTGTAAATCTTTCTTCTCTGGTGACTCCTGTAGCTGAGTGTTTAAACTCAGAACGAGCTGAGATGGAGGACGAAGTCTTCACACATCAGGGTGTCTCCTGACCCAAAATGAGACAGTGGTGGTGCTGCCAACCTGATCATCCACACATGGATCCATTTGTACCATGTGTCCAGCCGGCTCCAGTAAtagttaaaataataatgggTGGAATTAATAAAAAACTACCATTATCTTTTTTATCCATTGTGTCACTTACCAGTAGTTGCGAAGTCCTCCTGTCAGAGAAGCAGATGCTGATAATACTGCAAAGCTGAATTTATACTTGACAGTACTCTGATCAGCTTGTCTGGCAGGTTGCTCATGctcttccttcttcctcatTTATGTTTGTGAAGAAACCTGAATTAAAGACAacgaatacagattacaaaaagTGCAAGGGAACACATGAGCCCCTAACTACACCTCTACACCAATGAGAAAAACTGTTTGTACTTCCTTGGGGAATTTTTAGAGTCAGGGGAAACTGATGCTGTGCCCCTGGAATGCTTGAAGGTGACAATGAGGAACATTCTGATGCCTGCAGATTGATGGAGCAGGTTTTACTAGGTAGACACAATGATGTGATTATTGTGCAGCAACATCTGGTGGCTCTCTACTCATAATTTACAAAACTGTTGTGTgtgacaagacacacacacacacacacacttccttagATTTCTCCAGCATCATCCTCTCTCCACAGACTCTTTCATAAAACAGTacatttaattgtgtttttgtttgtttggatgGTTTCCCCTCACTGAGTGGTTCGGTCACTTCTCTCGCCACATGGCAGGCAGCTGCATAAACAGAAATGATTAGTTCACGACTCGTTCGTCCTCAGGTCCTCGTTcttttgtcacgtgacagccaGGCCGCTCAGGCTgtgtaagaagcagttctcctt
Encoded proteins:
- the LOC114434796 gene encoding mannose-specific lectin-like translates to MARNSISTNQELFKGETLLSGNGQYKAVFQEDGNFVLYGWSKVWATNTGGSAPYRILLQSDRNLVMYTQQSSPVWSTGTYVTQPQLTMRLTVTNDGHLLLTSNGERVWSS